A DNA window from Romeriopsis navalis LEGE 11480 contains the following coding sequences:
- a CDS encoding glycosyltransferase family 2 protein, with amino-acid sequence MLDQITPVILTYNEAPNLDRTLQQLSWAQRIVIVDSYSTDTTLEIAAQYPQVELLQRQFDTHAQQWNYAVAQAQTEWVLSLDADYCVSDALFAEMQSLSPAAPYDSYWIPFKFCIFGRPLRGAILPPREALFRKSKAVYIDDGHTQLLQSTGHTGELKAPINHDDRKSLDRWLWAQARYANLEVDKLMTMPASELGLNDRIRQAKVVAPFVVLVYCLILRGGIFDGWQGWFYAFQRMIAEMILSARLIEAAFKQKSAPVVNLVTS; translated from the coding sequence ATGCTTGACCAAATTACGCCAGTTATCCTGACTTATAACGAAGCTCCCAATCTCGATCGCACGTTGCAACAACTTTCCTGGGCACAGCGGATTGTGATTGTCGATAGTTATAGCACTGATACAACGTTGGAAATTGCGGCCCAGTATCCTCAGGTTGAGTTGTTGCAGCGTCAGTTTGATACCCATGCACAGCAATGGAACTATGCGGTGGCACAGGCCCAAACGGAGTGGGTGTTATCGCTGGATGCGGATTACTGCGTCAGTGATGCGCTCTTTGCCGAAATGCAGTCATTATCACCCGCTGCACCCTACGATAGCTATTGGATTCCCTTTAAGTTCTGCATTTTCGGTCGGCCATTGCGCGGTGCAATTTTACCGCCACGTGAGGCGTTATTTCGCAAATCTAAGGCAGTCTATATCGATGATGGCCATACGCAGCTCTTGCAATCGACGGGTCATACCGGTGAGCTTAAAGCCCCGATCAATCATGACGATCGTAAATCCCTCGATCGCTGGCTTTGGGCCCAAGCTCGCTATGCCAACTTAGAAGTCGATAAGTTGATGACGATGCCTGCTTCTGAGTTGGGCCTCAACGATCGCATTCGTCAGGCTAAGGTCGTTGCCCCGTTTGTTGTCTTAGTCTATTGCTTGATTCTGCGGGGTGGGATCTTCGATGGTTGGCAGGGGTGGTTTTATGCGTTTCAGCGGATGATCGCTGAGATGATTCTATCGGCCCGGTTGATTGAAGCCGCATTCAA